One stretch of Corynebacterium auriscanis DNA includes these proteins:
- the gyrB gene encoding DNA topoisomerase (ATP-hydrolyzing) subunit B, protein MGEPENKNNYGASSITILEGLEAVRKRPGMYIGSTGERGLHHLVWEVVDNSVDEAMAGYANEVTVRLLADGGVEVEDNGRGIPVEKHPSGPPTVQVVMTQLHAGGKFDSDSYAVSGGLHGVGISVVNALSTRVETEIKRDGYLWSQVFNNAIPEELEQVKKARGTGTKQRFWPDPEIFETVEFDFKTVAKRLQEMAFLNKGLTLNLIDERPHEEPEEELADAAEDADAPKSSAEKAEEEKAKKGPTKKTFHYPEGLKDYVDFINSKKTAVHPTIISFEAKGEDHEVEVALQWNSGYSQSVHTFANTINTFEGGTHEEGFRAALTSLMNRYARDHKLLKDKDPNFSGDDVREGLAAVISVRVGDPQFEGQTKTKLGNTEIKGFVQRAVNEHLSDWLDANPAEAKVIVNKAVSSAHARMAARKARDLVRRKSASDLGGLPGKLADCRSKDATLSELYIVEGDSAGGSAKSGRDSMFQAILPLRGKILNVEKARMDKILKNAEVQAIITALGTGIHDEFDISKLRYHKIVLMADADVDGQHIATLLLTLLFRFMRPLVEEGHVYLANPPLYKLKWAKGEPGFAFSDRERDKQLEEGLAAGRKINKDDGIQRYKGLGEMNAKELWETTMDPEYRVLRRVTLEDAAGADELFSILMGDDVVARRSFITRNARDVRFLDV, encoded by the coding sequence GTGGGTGAACCAGAGAACAAGAACAATTACGGTGCCAGTTCCATCACCATCCTCGAGGGACTGGAAGCGGTTCGTAAGCGACCCGGCATGTACATCGGTTCCACCGGTGAGCGTGGCCTACACCATCTCGTGTGGGAGGTCGTTGATAACTCCGTCGATGAGGCAATGGCGGGGTATGCAAACGAAGTCACCGTGCGATTGCTGGCAGACGGCGGTGTAGAGGTCGAGGATAATGGTCGCGGTATTCCCGTTGAGAAGCACCCATCCGGCCCGCCGACCGTCCAGGTTGTCATGACGCAGCTGCACGCTGGCGGTAAATTCGACTCGGATTCCTACGCTGTTTCCGGTGGTCTGCACGGTGTGGGTATCTCCGTCGTGAATGCGTTGTCCACTCGCGTGGAAACCGAAATTAAGCGCGATGGATATCTATGGAGCCAGGTGTTCAATAACGCAATTCCCGAAGAACTGGAGCAGGTCAAGAAGGCCCGTGGCACCGGTACCAAACAACGTTTTTGGCCAGACCCTGAGATATTTGAAACCGTTGAATTCGATTTCAAGACGGTGGCGAAGCGCCTCCAGGAAATGGCCTTCCTGAACAAGGGTCTGACCCTCAACTTGATTGATGAGCGGCCCCATGAGGAACCCGAAGAAGAGCTGGCTGATGCAGCTGAAGATGCTGATGCTCCTAAGTCTTCCGCAGAGAAGGCCGAGGAGGAAAAAGCTAAGAAGGGTCCTACCAAAAAGACCTTCCACTACCCAGAGGGACTAAAGGACTACGTCGACTTCATCAATAGCAAGAAGACCGCTGTACACCCCACCATTATTTCTTTTGAAGCCAAGGGTGAAGACCACGAGGTTGAGGTGGCTTTGCAGTGGAACTCCGGTTACTCCCAGTCCGTGCACACCTTCGCGAACACCATCAATACCTTTGAAGGTGGTACGCACGAAGAAGGCTTCCGTGCGGCGCTGACGTCTTTGATGAACCGTTACGCACGTGATCACAAGCTGCTTAAGGACAAGGATCCAAATTTCTCGGGCGATGATGTTCGTGAAGGTTTGGCAGCCGTTATCTCCGTGCGCGTAGGTGATCCACAGTTTGAAGGTCAGACGAAGACCAAGCTGGGTAACACAGAAATCAAGGGCTTTGTGCAGCGTGCCGTGAATGAGCACTTGTCCGACTGGTTGGATGCCAACCCTGCTGAGGCGAAGGTCATCGTCAACAAGGCAGTATCCTCTGCTCACGCTCGGATGGCGGCCCGTAAGGCCCGTGACCTAGTTCGCCGCAAGTCTGCTTCCGACCTGGGTGGACTGCCAGGTAAGCTGGCGGATTGCCGTTCTAAGGATGCGACCCTCAGTGAGCTGTACATCGTGGAGGGCGATTCCGCCGGTGGTTCTGCGAAGTCTGGCCGTGACTCCATGTTCCAAGCTATCTTGCCGCTGCGCGGGAAGATTTTGAACGTGGAAAAGGCCCGGATGGACAAGATTCTCAAGAATGCCGAGGTCCAGGCGATTATTACCGCTCTGGGTACCGGTATTCACGATGAATTCGATATCTCCAAGCTGCGGTACCACAAGATTGTGCTGATGGCGGATGCCGATGTTGATGGTCAGCACATCGCGACGTTACTTTTGACCTTGCTATTCCGCTTCATGCGCCCACTGGTTGAAGAAGGTCACGTCTACTTGGCTAACCCGCCCCTGTACAAACTGAAGTGGGCAAAGGGTGAACCAGGATTCGCCTTCAGCGACCGCGAGCGCGATAAGCAATTAGAGGAGGGCCTCGCTGCTGGCCGAAAAATCAACAAGGATGATGGCATCCAGCGCTATAAGGGCTTGGGCGAGATGAACGCTAAGGAGCTGTGGGAGACCACCATGGATCCCGAGTACCGCGTTTTGCGCCGCGTGACTCTGGAAGATGCAGCTGGTGCCGATGAGCTGTTCAGCATTTTGATGGGTGACGACGTTGTGGCACGCCGTAGTTTCATTACCCGGAATGCAAGGGACGTTCGCTTCTTGGATGTCTAA
- a CDS encoding DNA replication/repair protein RecF, which yields MYIRSLQLEDYRSWRTLDLALTPGVTIFSGPNGHGKTNIVEALGYLAHLGSHRVSTDSALVREGQKVASISATAVNEGRELTTHLAVRASGANRARINRTAMRSPRDILGIVRTTLFSPEDLALIRGEPEQRRNFLDSIMLARYPRLAGVKADYDRALRQRNALLRNSSFVLRHFANGVAAGPGNTSSSTGISSSSSPSDTTPGEAQSGVGVAVGMARAGSSSHISDAESALATLDVWDGQLAALGGQLMSARVQIVHDLAPHVAKTYQRLAPESRPAHMAYTSTIDSALHEVGVQLGHSKPGQPTALLSPDVAEAVLLQAFAEKRPAEIDRGTTLLGPHRDDVVFTLGTQPAKGFASHGESWSFALALRLGAYFMGRADGAEPIVILDDVFAELDKNRRRRLVDLLQDAEQVLITAAVGEDIPVELRAQATIFDILASVDEEGQRISQISAVDTDEPQAKHQRTEELDPQSVVDDAGTAQDEIEEHE from the coding sequence ATGTACATCAGGTCATTACAACTAGAGGATTACAGGTCGTGGCGCACCCTCGACCTGGCACTAACCCCTGGTGTGACCATTTTTTCGGGCCCAAACGGGCACGGCAAAACCAACATTGTGGAAGCACTGGGATACCTAGCCCACCTTGGATCACACCGCGTTTCCACTGATTCAGCTCTCGTGCGCGAAGGCCAGAAAGTGGCTTCCATTTCTGCTACTGCAGTCAATGAGGGTCGCGAACTCACAACGCACTTGGCGGTTCGTGCTTCCGGGGCAAATCGTGCACGCATCAATCGAACCGCCATGCGCAGTCCTCGTGACATACTGGGAATTGTTCGGACCACACTCTTTTCGCCCGAGGATCTGGCTTTGATTCGGGGGGAACCCGAGCAGCGGCGAAATTTCCTCGATTCCATCATGCTGGCCCGGTACCCCCGCCTAGCCGGTGTGAAAGCTGACTACGATAGGGCTCTGCGCCAGCGCAACGCCCTGCTGAGGAACTCTTCTTTCGTATTACGGCACTTTGCTAACGGAGTGGCTGCGGGCCCAGGGAACACATCCAGCTCGACTGGTATCTCAAGCTCTAGCTCACCCTCGGACACGACACCGGGTGAAGCGCAGTCTGGAGTGGGGGTCGCCGTGGGCATGGCGAGGGCCGGATCCTCTTCTCATATCTCCGACGCTGAATCCGCCCTCGCCACGCTGGATGTGTGGGATGGACAACTAGCCGCATTGGGAGGACAATTGATGTCCGCACGAGTGCAGATCGTTCACGATCTCGCGCCTCATGTGGCAAAGACCTATCAGCGGTTAGCACCGGAATCCCGCCCAGCCCACATGGCTTACACGTCAACGATAGATAGTGCCCTACACGAGGTGGGAGTTCAGTTAGGGCACAGCAAGCCCGGTCAACCAACGGCGTTATTGAGCCCCGATGTTGCCGAGGCAGTGTTACTGCAAGCATTCGCTGAAAAACGACCGGCCGAAATTGATCGCGGAACCACGCTGCTCGGGCCGCACCGAGACGATGTGGTTTTTACTCTGGGCACACAACCCGCCAAGGGATTCGCATCCCACGGCGAATCCTGGTCGTTTGCATTAGCTTTGCGATTGGGCGCCTACTTCATGGGGCGTGCAGACGGGGCAGAACCGATCGTCATCCTGGATGATGTTTTCGCGGAACTGGATAAAAATCGCCGGCGCAGACTTGTCGACTTGCTACAAGACGCGGAACAAGTGTTGATTACAGCTGCCGTAGGTGAAGATATTCCCGTGGAATTACGCGCTCAAGCCACTATCTTCGACATTTTGGCCTCAGTCGACGAAGAAGGGCAGCGAATCTCCCAGATTTCCGCCGTTGACACGGATGAACCACAGGCTAAACACCAAAGAACCGAAGAATTAGACCCGCAAAGTGTTGTTGACGACGCTGGGACCGCGCAGGATGAGATCGAGGAACATGAGTAA
- a CDS encoding alpha/beta fold hydrolase: MTNSDSIDSMNPRQAAPAESHRDAARNKDEVKGTETIATRMADSSTSMIRVFPAGENTVSSGADSEGKTGATQPPLIVIWPGWGMGARYYDPMGRELASRGYNVATGELHGQGSSTARATRMKRWGYHEMASQDYPRTIRAAKERFNLPETHPVVLLCHSMGGQIGSLFLARPEASELNVVGMIGVGAGTPFYKGFSGAPRYQLQYGAPVMRLVTKALGYQPEGKLDFAGYGRQSGVHVGEWFRLSRTNRFINLSGADLNYEAALQEITTPVLLLRFRNDYDCTTRSAHNLASMMPKSKTLKGRGSGPEVETIEGKLGHNRWAREPEQVAMRVEEFIDDLEK, encoded by the coding sequence GTGACTAATTCTGATTCCATAGATTCCATGAACCCTCGCCAGGCCGCACCTGCAGAATCTCATAGGGATGCTGCAAGGAACAAGGATGAGGTGAAGGGAACAGAGACCATCGCAACGCGGATGGCGGATTCCTCTACCTCCATGATCAGAGTTTTCCCGGCTGGAGAGAATACTGTGAGTTCGGGTGCGGACAGCGAAGGGAAGACTGGAGCGACCCAGCCCCCGCTGATCGTTATTTGGCCTGGCTGGGGGATGGGTGCGCGCTACTACGATCCAATGGGTCGCGAGCTGGCATCCCGGGGTTATAACGTTGCAACCGGTGAATTACATGGTCAGGGAAGCAGCACGGCACGGGCTACGCGGATGAAGAGATGGGGATATCACGAGATGGCATCTCAGGATTACCCACGCACTATTCGGGCCGCCAAAGAGCGATTCAATCTTCCCGAAACACATCCTGTCGTGTTGCTATGCCACTCGATGGGTGGCCAGATTGGATCCCTATTCCTGGCGCGGCCCGAGGCATCCGAGCTTAATGTTGTAGGAATGATCGGAGTGGGCGCAGGCACACCGTTTTACAAGGGGTTTTCGGGTGCTCCCCGATATCAACTGCAATATGGTGCCCCAGTGATGAGATTGGTGACGAAGGCACTGGGTTATCAGCCCGAGGGGAAACTAGATTTCGCTGGATACGGTCGCCAATCTGGAGTACATGTAGGGGAGTGGTTCCGCCTTTCCCGCACCAACCGGTTTATCAACCTCAGCGGTGCGGATCTGAACTATGAAGCTGCCCTACAAGAAATAACCACACCTGTCTTGCTGCTGCGGTTCCGTAATGATTACGACTGCACAACGCGATCCGCGCACAATTTGGCGTCAATGATGCCGAAGTCAAAGACCTTAAAGGGGCGAGGTTCGGGGCCGGAGGTAGAAACGATTGAAGGAAAACTCGGGCACAATCGGTGGGCCCGAGAACCAGAGCAGGTGGCGATGCGCGTTGAGGAGTTCATCGACGATCTAGAAAAGTGA
- a CDS encoding DciA family protein — protein sequence MSNPGLNPNDPVAQALAQLRKAGANPQVDSVPRGASERKEKKYNKRRITTRLDGRADRSYRQPKRFGALIMPEIKRNGWNQHYAVGLIMNSWEELVGEKIGSKTKPIKYDPETKQLFIQCESTPWATQLRLIQTKVLHTIVNRVGPNVVAELKILNPEFKRPGKGKLRVRGRGPRDDFG from the coding sequence ATGAGTAATCCCGGTTTGAACCCAAATGATCCAGTGGCCCAAGCACTGGCACAACTGCGGAAGGCCGGCGCCAACCCACAGGTTGACTCGGTTCCCAGGGGGGCGTCGGAAAGAAAAGAAAAAAAGTACAACAAACGGCGAATCACCACGCGCCTGGATGGAAGAGCCGACCGCAGTTATCGGCAGCCAAAGCGGTTTGGGGCATTGATTATGCCGGAAATCAAGCGGAATGGGTGGAACCAGCACTATGCCGTGGGGCTGATCATGAATTCCTGGGAGGAGCTGGTCGGGGAGAAAATCGGGTCCAAAACCAAGCCCATCAAATACGATCCCGAGACGAAACAGCTGTTCATCCAATGCGAATCCACACCTTGGGCCACACAGCTGCGATTGATCCAGACAAAAGTGCTGCACACGATCGTCAATCGGGTGGGGCCCAACGTGGTGGCCGAGCTGAAGATCCTCAATCCAGAGTTCAAAAGGCCCGGAAAGGGAAAGCTCCGCGTCCGAGGTCGCGGGCCGCGTGATGATTTCGGGTAA
- the dnaA gene encoding chromosomal replication initiator protein DnaA, with protein MLLQITPITLIGNIAVLQTPSKWIKEEVERDLAQPIKDVLASRLQINTTLAISSREDGNSNSSSEDRQNPQAQEEHQPSFDTSTSDNAAKQQSNSAANSNHGASAHNLVANRDNRSAHEEDPNTAEGDVIGARNDSGFSATEHSQQQPNSRSSNRVTASTNRFAGHSSRGFNDYDRPRASGRRGQGGQSNDAFSLDEWIDIKEPEAQAAAIANTKRRNEFLRQGGIEPQARPGATAPITGNPGRETEPETLLNKNYTFETFVIGSSNNFANAACRAVAESPAKAYNPLFIWGESGLGKTHLLHAIGHYAKELRPNMRVRYVSSEELTNDFINSIATDTREAFKRRYRNVDMLIVDDIQFLEGKESTQEEFFHTFNALHQANKQIVLSSDRPPKKLTTLEDRLRTRFEGGLTTDVTSPDLETRIAILTKKAQIEGIQLPEDVKQLIANRYDTSIRVLEGALIRVIAYCSLGDEPISLEAAEIALRDINNGSVEVTPQAVIEVVAHYYNLTTDELVGKGRSKRFVHARQIAMYLCRELTDLSLPKLGAAFGGRDHTTVMYAERRIRESLTENKQVFDQVQELTQKIENHARN; from the coding sequence ATGCTGCTCCAGATCACTCCGATCACCTTGATCGGAAATATTGCTGTGCTCCAAACACCAAGCAAATGGATCAAAGAGGAAGTAGAGCGCGATCTGGCCCAACCCATCAAGGACGTTTTAGCTTCCCGTCTGCAGATCAACACAACTCTTGCGATCTCTTCACGCGAAGATGGCAATTCTAATTCGTCCTCGGAAGACCGCCAGAATCCGCAAGCCCAGGAGGAGCACCAGCCAAGTTTTGACACTTCGACCAGCGATAATGCTGCTAAGCAGCAATCCAATTCCGCAGCGAACTCAAACCACGGCGCATCGGCGCACAACCTGGTTGCCAATCGCGACAACCGTAGCGCTCACGAAGAAGATCCCAACACTGCCGAGGGCGATGTAATTGGCGCACGAAACGACAGCGGGTTTTCTGCTACCGAACACTCGCAGCAGCAACCAAATAGTCGCAGTTCGAACCGAGTCACCGCCTCTACCAACCGTTTCGCGGGTCATTCGAGCCGAGGGTTTAACGATTACGACCGGCCGAGGGCGTCGGGTAGAAGGGGCCAAGGCGGGCAGTCAAACGACGCCTTCTCCTTGGACGAGTGGATCGACATTAAAGAGCCAGAGGCCCAGGCAGCCGCGATTGCCAATACGAAACGACGCAACGAGTTTCTAAGGCAAGGAGGCATTGAACCGCAAGCGCGACCAGGCGCGACTGCTCCCATTACCGGGAATCCCGGGCGGGAGACAGAGCCCGAAACCTTGCTGAACAAAAACTATACATTCGAGACATTCGTGATTGGCTCCTCCAATAACTTTGCGAATGCGGCTTGCCGTGCCGTGGCTGAAAGCCCAGCTAAAGCCTATAATCCGCTGTTTATTTGGGGCGAATCGGGACTTGGCAAAACACACCTACTGCATGCCATTGGGCACTACGCTAAAGAGCTGCGACCGAACATGAGAGTGCGTTATGTCTCCAGTGAAGAACTGACGAATGACTTCATTAACTCCATTGCCACCGACACGCGCGAGGCATTTAAGCGGCGCTACCGCAATGTGGATATGTTGATCGTAGACGATATTCAGTTCTTGGAAGGCAAGGAATCCACGCAGGAGGAGTTCTTCCACACGTTCAATGCCCTTCACCAGGCGAACAAACAAATCGTGTTGAGCTCGGATCGTCCTCCCAAAAAGTTGACCACACTAGAAGATCGTCTGCGCACTCGCTTTGAGGGAGGTCTAACGACCGATGTGACCAGCCCAGATCTGGAAACCCGTATTGCCATTTTGACCAAAAAGGCCCAGATCGAGGGCATTCAACTCCCAGAAGATGTGAAGCAGCTCATCGCAAACCGGTACGACACCTCTATTCGGGTGCTGGAGGGTGCGCTGATTCGCGTCATTGCGTACTGCTCGCTGGGGGATGAGCCCATTTCTCTCGAAGCAGCCGAGATCGCTTTGCGGGATATCAACAACGGTTCGGTCGAGGTCACACCACAAGCTGTCATCGAAGTCGTGGCCCACTATTACAACCTCACCACCGACGAATTGGTTGGAAAGGGCAGGTCAAAGCGCTTTGTGCACGCACGGCAGATCGCTATGTACCTATGCCGTGAACTCACCGATCTGTCGTTGCCGAAGTTGGGGGCCGCATTTGGCGGGCGTGACCACACGACAGTGATGTACGCGGAGCGACGGATTCGGGAGTCTCTGACAGAGAACAAACAGGTCTTCGATCAGGTACAGGAGCTCACCCAGAAAATTGAAAATCACGCGCGCAACTAA
- the gyrA gene encoding DNA gyrase subunit A — protein MSDDTTGSENLFDRVEPIDLQKEMQSSYIDYAMSVIVGRALPEVRDGLKPVHRRILYAMYDNGYRPERSYVKSAKPVADTMGNYHPHGDSAIYDTLVRMAQPWSMRYPLVDGQGNFGSRGNDGAAAMRYTECRMTPLAMEMVRDIRENTVDFQPNYDGKTKEPVILPSRVPNLLMNGSGGIAVGMATNIPPHNLNELADAIFWLLDNHEAEEAEALEACIARVKGPDFPTAGLIVGDKGIQDAYRTGRGSIRMRGVTSIEEDGKRQIIVITELPFQVNPDNLVHNIAEQVRDGKLAGIAQIDDESSDRVGLRIVVTLKRDAIPRVVLNNLYKHSQLQTSFGANMLSIVDGVPRTLRLDQILRYYVKHQIEVIVRRTQYRLDEAEKRAHILRGLVKALDALDEVIALIRRSQTVDIAREGLMDLLDIDEIQANAILEMQLRRLAALERQKIIDELAEIEKTIADLKDILARPERQRDIVRSELAEIVEKFGDERRTKIVAASGEVSEEDLIARENVVVTITSTGYAKRTKVDSYRSQRRGGKGVRGAELKQDDVVRHFFVCSTHDTILFFTNFGRVYRLRAFELPEASRTARGQHVANLLEFQPGEQIAQVIQIQSYEDAPYLVLATAHGRVKKSRLTDYDSPRSGGLIAINLNEGDRLVGAQLCTAEDDLLLVSEEGQAMRFTADDEVLRPMGRATAGVKGMRFREEDQLLALTVVQEDAYLFVATSGGYGKRTKMEEYPAKGRGGLGVVTFKYDKKRGKLIGALTVGEDDEILAITSAGGVIRTEVNQIRHTSRATMGVRLVDLGKDVELVAVDRNIEAEVEETAEATAKAEEEK, from the coding sequence GTGAGCGACGATACAACCGGCAGCGAGAATCTCTTCGATCGGGTCGAACCCATTGACCTGCAAAAGGAGATGCAATCTAGCTACATTGATTACGCCATGAGCGTGATCGTCGGCCGCGCACTTCCGGAAGTCCGCGACGGGCTTAAGCCCGTGCACCGACGTATTCTTTACGCGATGTACGACAACGGCTACCGGCCCGAGCGAAGTTATGTAAAGTCTGCAAAACCAGTAGCAGACACCATGGGTAATTATCACCCACATGGTGACTCGGCGATTTACGACACTTTGGTTCGCATGGCGCAGCCATGGTCGATGCGATACCCGCTCGTTGATGGCCAAGGTAACTTTGGTTCGCGCGGTAACGATGGCGCCGCTGCCATGCGTTACACCGAGTGCCGGATGACACCGTTAGCGATGGAAATGGTGCGCGATATTCGCGAGAACACCGTTGACTTCCAGCCAAACTACGATGGTAAGACCAAGGAACCGGTCATTTTGCCATCGCGAGTGCCGAACCTATTGATGAATGGCTCCGGCGGTATTGCCGTTGGAATGGCGACGAACATTCCGCCTCACAACTTGAATGAGCTGGCAGATGCCATTTTCTGGTTGCTGGATAACCACGAAGCCGAAGAAGCAGAAGCCCTTGAGGCTTGCATTGCGCGGGTTAAGGGTCCCGATTTCCCAACGGCCGGTTTAATCGTTGGCGATAAGGGCATCCAGGATGCGTATCGCACCGGCCGCGGTTCCATCCGTATGCGCGGTGTGACTTCCATTGAAGAAGACGGTAAGCGGCAGATCATTGTGATTACCGAGTTGCCTTTCCAGGTGAACCCCGACAACTTGGTTCACAACATTGCTGAACAGGTTCGCGATGGAAAACTTGCCGGAATCGCTCAAATTGATGACGAATCCTCCGACCGAGTAGGTCTACGGATTGTTGTGACCCTCAAGCGTGATGCAATTCCACGTGTGGTTCTAAACAACCTGTATAAGCACTCCCAGTTGCAGACCAGCTTCGGTGCCAACATGCTGTCCATCGTAGATGGAGTGCCGCGCACTCTACGTTTGGATCAGATACTGCGTTACTACGTGAAGCACCAGATCGAAGTCATCGTTCGCCGCACTCAGTACCGCTTGGACGAAGCTGAGAAGCGGGCCCATATTCTGCGTGGTTTGGTCAAGGCACTGGATGCGTTGGATGAGGTTATTGCCCTGATTCGTCGTTCCCAGACTGTGGATATCGCGCGCGAGGGTTTGATGGACCTGCTGGATATCGACGAGATCCAGGCGAATGCGATTCTAGAAATGCAACTGCGCCGCCTGGCTGCGCTAGAGCGCCAGAAGATCATTGATGAATTGGCGGAAATCGAGAAGACCATTGCCGACCTGAAGGACATCCTTGCCCGTCCGGAGCGCCAGCGCGATATCGTTCGTTCTGAGCTAGCCGAAATCGTTGAGAAGTTTGGCGATGAACGTCGCACAAAGATTGTTGCTGCCTCCGGCGAGGTTTCCGAAGAGGATCTTATTGCTCGCGAGAATGTGGTCGTGACGATTACCTCGACTGGATACGCTAAGCGTACGAAGGTTGACTCTTACCGTTCCCAGCGTCGTGGTGGCAAGGGTGTGCGAGGTGCTGAGCTGAAGCAGGATGATGTGGTTCGCCACTTCTTCGTTTGCTCTACCCATGACACGATTTTGTTCTTCACGAACTTTGGACGGGTCTACCGACTCCGTGCGTTCGAGCTGCCTGAGGCATCAAGGACTGCGCGTGGGCAACACGTGGCGAACCTGTTGGAGTTCCAGCCAGGGGAGCAGATTGCTCAGGTTATCCAGATCCAATCCTATGAGGATGCACCGTACCTGGTCCTCGCTACGGCGCATGGACGGGTAAAGAAGTCCCGTTTGACCGATTACGATTCTCCGCGCTCCGGGGGGTTGATCGCCATCAACTTGAATGAAGGCGATCGACTGGTAGGCGCGCAACTGTGCACCGCGGAGGACGACTTGCTGCTGGTTTCCGAAGAGGGCCAAGCAATGCGCTTTACCGCTGATGACGAGGTGCTTCGCCCCATGGGCCGTGCAACTGCGGGTGTGAAGGGCATGCGCTTCCGTGAGGAAGACCAGCTGCTGGCTCTCACTGTTGTGCAGGAAGATGCCTACCTATTCGTCGCTACCAGTGGCGGATACGGCAAGCGCACCAAGATGGAAGAGTATCCGGCTAAGGGTCGTGGTGGACTTGGTGTTGTGACGTTTAAGTATGACAAGAAGCGCGGAAAGCTGATCGGTGCGCTGACGGTTGGTGAAGACGATGAGATTCTGGCCATCACTTCTGCTGGTGGTGTGATTCGTACCGAGGTCAACCAGATCCGCCACACGTCACGTGCCACCATGGGTGTCCGTTTAGTTGATCTTGGCAAGGATGTTGAGCTGGTCGCCGTTGACCGCAACATCGAGGCCGAGGTGGAGGAGACGGCGGAAGCTACTGCTAAAGCAGAGGAAGAAAAGTAG
- the dnaN gene encoding DNA polymerase III subunit beta, which translates to MDNNNVRFTVPKDDFSTALGWVARSLPSKPTQPVLRGVLIEASDQGLTLSGFDREVSTQITINAEVDEPGRILIAGKLANDIVGSLPDKPITLELRETKVLVTSGNSRFELPAMTIEDYPELPGLPGVTGTIDPHLFSEAVSQVATAAGRDDTLPMLTGVHVELDGENVTMAATDRFRLAVRTLQWNPAQADGKTTLLIPARTLSDTARSLDAHNSDPIEIAVGSGESIGRDGLLGIATESRHTTTRLLDAEFPKFRPLLPSSHTAVASVEIGPLQDAIRRVSLVADRNSQIRMQFEEGTLTLSAGGSEVGSATEQLQCAFAGEPLEIAFNPGYLKEGLAAIHTPRVIFGFTLSSRPAIMIPDAGNLPEADAEGNFATPRTDFIYLLMPVRIPG; encoded by the coding sequence ATGGACAACAACAACGTTCGCTTCACCGTGCCCAAAGATGATTTCTCAACGGCACTGGGGTGGGTAGCACGTTCCCTTCCATCCAAGCCCACGCAGCCCGTACTGCGCGGTGTACTTATCGAGGCCAGTGACCAAGGGCTCACACTCTCGGGATTCGACCGCGAGGTGTCCACTCAAATCACCATCAACGCCGAGGTCGATGAGCCCGGGCGCATCCTCATCGCGGGCAAATTAGCCAACGACATTGTGGGATCGTTGCCCGATAAGCCCATTACTCTGGAACTCAGGGAAACCAAAGTTCTCGTAACCTCCGGTAATTCCAGGTTCGAGCTACCAGCCATGACCATCGAGGACTATCCCGAATTGCCTGGTTTGCCTGGAGTCACAGGGACCATCGATCCTCACTTGTTCTCTGAGGCCGTTAGCCAAGTGGCTACGGCAGCCGGCCGAGATGACACTCTTCCTATGCTCACTGGTGTTCATGTAGAACTCGACGGTGAAAACGTCACTATGGCCGCCACGGACCGTTTCCGGTTGGCTGTTCGAACCTTGCAGTGGAATCCGGCCCAAGCCGATGGTAAAACCACTCTCCTGATTCCTGCTCGCACGCTGTCGGACACGGCACGTAGCCTCGACGCCCACAATTCTGATCCCATTGAAATTGCAGTGGGGTCTGGTGAGTCCATTGGCCGGGATGGCCTGCTCGGTATCGCCACCGAATCGCGACATACCACTACACGGCTGCTCGATGCCGAATTCCCCAAATTCCGGCCGCTGTTGCCATCGAGCCACACTGCTGTAGCCAGCGTGGAAATTGGTCCCCTCCAGGATGCGATCCGTCGCGTATCCCTCGTGGCCGACCGCAACTCGCAGATTCGCATGCAATTCGAGGAAGGTACGTTGACGCTTTCCGCTGGTGGATCCGAGGTTGGATCAGCAACCGAGCAATTGCAGTGCGCCTTCGCTGGTGAGCCTCTTGAAATTGCTTTTAATCCGGGTTACCTCAAGGAGGGTTTGGCAGCGATTCACACACCGCGAGTAATTTTCGGATTTACGCTTTCTTCCCGTCCCGCGATTATGATCCCCGATGCAGGTAACCTGCCAGAGGCAGATGCCGAAGGGAACTTCGCTACCCCGCGAACCGATTTCATTTACCTACTGATGCCGGTACGTATTCCGGGATAA